TCTGGATGGCGTGGGTCGTGGGTTCCACCTGAGACGTATCCACCTGGTTCAGCTTTTCGATGTAGCCCAGGATGCTGTTGAGCTGACGGGTCATGCGCTCCACTTCGGTGTCGTCCAGTTCGAGCCGCGCCAACTCGGCCACGTGGCGGACTTCCTCTATCGTGATCTTTTCGGTCATCTGCATTCTCCCCGCCCGGTCCATCGGCATCTCAGGGCCGAACCGGCCCTCCCTGATCGCTTTTTGAAATCGCCGCCCTCTCGGGTGCTTTTCGGGCTGCGAGAGCGGTGGGTGTTGCGAGAGTTAGTCTCTACCACAGACCGATCCTCCACGACAAGCGTGTGGCTTGCCGGCCTGCCTGCCGGCAGGTAGGCGACCCCCGTCACGGTCAAGGCTGCTCCCATCAAGGGATCAGAATCACTGACTTTTGACTGCCGAACGGGCTCCTGGAATATCGAGAAGGCTTGACACCGGAGGCGGGCCTGGGGGATATGGAGGCGCCGCCGGCGGGAACGGCCGGGGAAATCGACAAGCAAAACCGAAGGCGAAGGAACGCATGCTGGAACTTTCGGAAGAGCAGCGGAAAGCGGTGGAGTACGTGGACGGGCCGTCGCTGGTGACGGCGGGCGCCGGAAGCGGAAAGACTCGAACCCTTACGGCCAAGATCGCCCACCTGGTGAACCGGCTCGGCCATGATCCGGCTCGGATCCTCGCCATCACCTTCACCAACAAGGCGGCCGGCGAAATGAAAAGCCGCCTGCGGGCGGTCACGGGCCGACCGGCCGAAGCCTTCCCCTGGGTTCGCACTTTCCACAGCGCCTGTTTTCAGATCCTCAAGGAGCACTGCGAGGTTCTGGGCTATCAGAAGCCCCTCACCATCCACTCGGAATACCAGCAGAAGACCAATCTGAAGAGAGTGCTCGGACGACTGGACCTCGATCCCAAGCTTCTCAACCCGATGCGGGCGGCCATTTCCCGGGCCAAGAATTCGGAAAATCCCTGGCACGCCCTGGACCATTCCTTCCGCGTTCCGAGAAAACGGGAAGCTTACGAACTCTATAACGAACTCCTGGTACAGCAGAACGCTGTGGACTTTGACGACATCCTGATGCTCACCCGGGACCTGCTCCGAAACTACGGCGAAGTGCGTGAAATCTGCCGGGGACTCTTCGATTATATCCTGATCGATGAGTTCCAGGATTCCAACGCCATCCAGAACGAAATCGTCGACCTGCTCCTGAGAGACGGCCGGCTGACGGTGGTGGGCGACGACTACCAGAGCATATACCGGTTTCGCGGCGCCGATCCGGTGCATTTCATCCGCTTTCCGGAAAAGTTCCCCGGGGCCGCGGTGTTCCGACTCGAGGAGAACTACCGCTCGACCGAAGCCATCGTGAAGGCTGCGGAAGCCCTGATCGCTCACAACCGGTACCGGATCGAAAAGACCTGCTTCAGCCGGCGTTCGGGCCCTCCCGTCGCCGTCCGAGGCTTTACGGGCGAAGACCTCGAAGCGGCCTGGGTGGCCGACTGCTGCTGGCAATACCATCTTTACGAGAAGATCCCCCTGGATCAGATGGCCGTCCTCTACCGCACCCGCTTCTGTTCGCTCGCTTTTGAACGTGCTTTCCGTTCGTCGGGGATACCCTATCAATTGATGGGGGGACGGGGATTCTTCGAACGGAGGGAAGTGCAGGACATCAACGCCTACCTTGTCGCCAGTGTCAATCCGAGGGATGACGCCTCATTCGAACGGATCGTGAACGTCCCCAGGCGGGGCATTGGTTCCGGAACCCTTCAGAAGATCATGGGCTACAAGGCGGGGCCGCTTTCGATGCAGGAGGCCTGCCGGCTGGCCTTTGAAGACGGCGTTCTCCCGAAGAAGACGGCGAAGGAACTGGGGCGACTCCTCCATCTACTGGAAAGCCTCGGCCGGGAAAGACCCGATCGGGCCATCCGCCGGATCCTGGAAGAAACCGGCTATGTGGAGTATCTGGAAGCCTTTGCGGAAAATGAACGCGATGCCGGAGAGCGCCTGGAGAACATCGAACAGATGGTGCACGCGGCTTCTCAGAAACAGACCATCGCCGAATACCTGGAAGACTGCGCCCTACTTCGGGAAGACCAGGACGACGCCGACGACGGCCACGGGGTGCGGCTTTCCACCTTCCACGCCGCCAAGGGACTGGAATACCGGGTGGTTTTCGTTGCGGGCGTGGAAGAGGGGCTGCTGCCTCACTGGCGGTCGGTAACGGTCGGGACCGGCCAGGAGGGCGGGGCGCTGGAAAACGAGGCGGGAATCGAGGAAGAGCGGCGCCTGCTTTACGTGGCCATGACCCGGGCTTCGGAGCGGCTGCACCTCAGCTGGTGCCGCACCCGGAGGGGCGAACTTGTGAGCCCCAGCCGCTTCCTGGACGAACTTCCGGAAGGCTTGATTGTTCGAGAAGATTTGTGACCGGCACGGTCCCCTCGCGGACGAACGTCGAAGGGCCTTTCGCTTCGACGCCCCTCGATCCGCCTCGCGCCTCAAGGGCCGCTTCGGAAGACAAAGACGTAGGCCTCGCGGTCCACCGAAACGGTCACATCGCCGCCTCGGGATTCCGCGTAGACCAGCCAGCCGGGCTTGTGTTCGTCGCAGCATTCCACTTTGGGGGAATAGGTTCCGGCCTCGCGATCGTACCAGGCGAGAAGCATGGGTTCCGCCAGTCTTTCGCGCGCTTTTTCTTCGGCGAGCCGCCTGGCCGTCTGGAAATCGACGGTCCCTGACGGCGACCGCACATCAATGGGCTTCGAAAGCATTTCTCGTGTCAGGGCCTTGCAGGCCGTCATGGTATGCCTCCTTCGATCCTTCGGAACATCCGCCCCTTCGAACACTGAGAGGCCGTTTTCCCTGGCGGTTTTTTGCGGCCGTAGAATTCAAGCGGCGCTGCCGGAAATTCCCGGCCGAAATCGGATGACACCGCAGTCGGACGGTGATAAAGA
This is a stretch of genomic DNA from Desulfoglaeba alkanexedens ALDC. It encodes these proteins:
- a CDS encoding ATP-dependent helicase, whose product is MLELSEEQRKAVEYVDGPSLVTAGAGSGKTRTLTAKIAHLVNRLGHDPARILAITFTNKAAGEMKSRLRAVTGRPAEAFPWVRTFHSACFQILKEHCEVLGYQKPLTIHSEYQQKTNLKRVLGRLDLDPKLLNPMRAAISRAKNSENPWHALDHSFRVPRKREAYELYNELLVQQNAVDFDDILMLTRDLLRNYGEVREICRGLFDYILIDEFQDSNAIQNEIVDLLLRDGRLTVVGDDYQSIYRFRGADPVHFIRFPEKFPGAAVFRLEENYRSTEAIVKAAEALIAHNRYRIEKTCFSRRSGPPVAVRGFTGEDLEAAWVADCCWQYHLYEKIPLDQMAVLYRTRFCSLAFERAFRSSGIPYQLMGGRGFFERREVQDINAYLVASVNPRDDASFERIVNVPRRGIGSGTLQKIMGYKAGPLSMQEACRLAFEDGVLPKKTAKELGRLLHLLESLGRERPDRAIRRILEETGYVEYLEAFAENERDAGERLENIEQMVHAASQKQTIAEYLEDCALLREDQDDADDGHGVRLSTFHAAKGLEYRVVFVAGVEEGLLPHWRSVTVGTGQEGGALENEAGIEEERRLLYVAMTRASERLHLSWCRTRRGELVSPSRFLDELPEGLIVREDL
- a CDS encoding AF1514 family protein: MTACKALTREMLSKPIDVRSPSGTVDFQTARRLAEEKARERLAEPMLLAWYDREAGTYSPKVECCDEHKPGWLVYAESRGGDVTVSVDREAYVFVFRSGP
- the gatC gene encoding Asp-tRNA(Asn)/Glu-tRNA(Gln) amidotransferase subunit GatC, whose amino-acid sequence is MTEKITIEEVRHVAELARLELDDTEVERMTRQLNSILGYIEKLNQVDTSQVEPTTHAIQIQNVFRSDDVRPSLERQAGLANAPRTDGVSFVVPKVI